In Mustelus asterias chromosome 16, sMusAst1.hap1.1, whole genome shotgun sequence, one DNA window encodes the following:
- the LOC144505408 gene encoding beta-1,3-galactosyltransferase 5-like translates to MIFIMLEYLSQYSVHHWHLTKFDDLSFLMLPNSGCDTNPPFLVLLVTSAQDLLEARSAIRQTWGRERTTHGQRVVTYFLLGYSREHQEQLLKESSLHKDIIQKNFTDSYYNLTTKVLMGLEWVNRFCSSTSFVMKTDSDMFVNPDYLTELLLGKNRKDFFTGLVMRGYEPNRDRSSKWYISEQEYPQEKYPPFCSGTGYVLSTDVAIRIWNVSRIIPYFKLEDVYVGMCLAELKIDPVEIHSERKFHHWKIPFSVCGFRKLVNSHSVNPSELLSYWKSLEDAVDERCPGDR, encoded by the coding sequence ATGATATTTATTATGCTTGAATATTTAAGCCAGTACAGTGTCCACCACTGGCATTTGACAAAGTTTGATGACCTCTCCTTCCTCATGCTGCCCAACAGCGGCTGTGACACCAATCCCCCATTCCTGGTCCTTCTGGTCACCAGTGCCCAGGACCTGTTGGAAGCTCGCTCGGCCATtcggcagacatgggggagagagCGGACAACCCatggccagagggtggtgacctaCTTCCTGCTGGGGTACAGCCGAGAGCATCAGGAGCAGCTGCTGAAAGAAAGTTCACTGCACAAGGACATCATCCAGAAAAATTTCACCGACTCTTATTACAACCTGACCACCAAGGTACTGATGGGGCTGGAGTGGGTGAACCGATTCTGTTCGTCCACCTCCTTCGTGATGAAGACCGATTCCGACATGTTTGTCAACCCGGATTATCTGACCGAGCTCTTGTTGGGAAAGAATCGCAAGGACTTCTTCACTGGCCTTGTCATGAGGGGTTATGAACCCAACAGGGACCGATCCAGTAAATGGTATATTAGTGAACAGGAATATCCTCAGGAGAAATATCCACCATTTTGTTCCGGCACTGGGTACGTGCTTTCGACCGATGTTGCCATTCGAATCTGGAATGTTTCCAGGATCATTCCCTACTTTAAACTGGAGGATGTTTACGTCGGAATGTGCTTGGCGGAGTTGAAGATTGATCCTGTGGAAATCCACTCGGAACGGAAATTCCACCATTGGAAAATACCATTTTCTGTTTGTGGTTTTCGGAAACTTGTCAACTCTCACAGCGTGAATCCCTCTGAGCTGCTGAGCTACTGGAAATCACTGGAGGATGCAGTAGATGAGCGCTGCCCTGGAGACAGGTGA